A single region of the Fibrobacter sp. genome encodes:
- a CDS encoding phage tail sheath subtilisin-like domain-containing protein, whose product MSIQFQKIPANNLVPIFATEFDNSRAAKAGPMPWKNLLIGQATKAGAPTGVTQIFSDAEADSLFGEGSQIALMARAFRKNAKNMELYCLALQDASDGAAATGSITVTGTATESAPIYLLIGGQAVTVTVVSGDEAKDADGTPGVASNIATAINEVKNLPVTASASNGVVTITAKNKGTAGNDISVLANFNAGEKTPGGLTVTLPESGKLSGGAKDAAYNETSVGAKIAGEWFKAVVVGCGDNTETGGVAYIKELLDDLWGATVQRDGVLYYSVAGTLSAYTTAGNARNSQLICIPGLVKTPSQPCVVAAASAGCIAQCALNDPAVPLSNWPVYGVVAPKADDRLIMAEANTLLKSGVALLAAGDDGTVYLKRCVTTYKRNAADVSDTSYQQLEKVHTLSFLRWDWNAYLGGKYPHAKLADDGNEYGPGQVVMTPSLGKAEILTRYKYWMSKGLVQNYEEFAANVVVERDSDDDTAMNFLIPADLIDQLLICKSKIQFK is encoded by the coding sequence ATGTCTATTCAGTTCCAGAAAATTCCGGCAAATAATCTCGTGCCGATTTTTGCTACGGAATTTGACAATTCCCGCGCAGCCAAGGCGGGCCCGATGCCTTGGAAAAACCTTTTGATTGGTCAGGCAACGAAAGCTGGCGCTCCTACAGGTGTGACCCAGATTTTTTCTGATGCCGAAGCCGATTCCCTGTTTGGCGAAGGTTCCCAGATTGCTCTTATGGCTCGTGCGTTCCGCAAGAATGCAAAGAACATGGAACTTTACTGCCTTGCTCTGCAGGATGCGTCTGATGGTGCCGCTGCAACTGGTTCCATTACCGTAACCGGTACTGCAACAGAATCCGCCCCGATTTACCTTTTGATTGGTGGCCAGGCCGTGACCGTGACTGTTGTCTCCGGTGATGAGGCTAAGGATGCTGATGGGACTCCTGGTGTGGCTTCCAACATCGCAACAGCAATCAATGAAGTCAAGAATCTCCCTGTAACGGCTTCTGCGTCTAACGGCGTTGTAACTATTACCGCAAAGAACAAGGGTACCGCAGGTAACGACATCAGTGTTCTCGCGAACTTCAATGCTGGAGAAAAGACGCCGGGCGGCTTGACGGTTACTCTCCCTGAATCCGGAAAACTTTCCGGAGGCGCAAAGGACGCTGCTTACAACGAAACTTCCGTTGGTGCGAAAATCGCCGGCGAATGGTTCAAGGCCGTTGTAGTTGGCTGTGGTGACAATACTGAAACAGGCGGCGTTGCCTATATCAAGGAACTCCTGGATGATCTTTGGGGTGCTACCGTCCAGCGTGATGGCGTTCTTTACTATTCCGTGGCAGGTACCCTCTCTGCGTATACCACTGCAGGTAACGCACGCAATTCCCAGTTGATTTGCATTCCGGGTCTCGTGAAGACTCCGTCTCAGCCCTGCGTCGTTGCGGCTGCTTCTGCTGGCTGCATCGCTCAGTGCGCTCTCAATGACCCTGCTGTACCGCTCAGCAACTGGCCTGTCTATGGAGTTGTCGCTCCGAAGGCAGACGACCGTCTGATTATGGCTGAAGCGAATACCTTGCTCAAGTCTGGCGTGGCTCTTCTTGCTGCAGGCGATGACGGTACCGTGTACCTCAAGCGCTGCGTTACCACCTACAAGCGGAATGCTGCAGATGTTTCTGATACCAGCTATCAGCAGCTCGAAAAGGTTCATACCTTGAGCTTCTTGCGCTGGGATTGGAATGCTTACCTTGGCGGTAAGTACCCCCATGCAAAGCTTGCTGACGATGGCAACGAATATGGTCCTGGCCAGGTTGTGATGACTCCTTCTTTGGGCAAGGCTGAAATTCTTACCCGTTACAAGTATTGGATGAGCAAGGGTCTTGTCCAGAACTACGAAGAGTTCGCTGCAAACGTTGTCGTGGAACGTGATTCTGATGACGATACCGCAATGAACTTCCTCATTCCTGCAGACCTTATCGATCAGCTCTTGATTTGCAAGAGCAAGATTCAGTTCAAGTAA
- a CDS encoding phage portal protein: MMGPRGTAWKAASVITEALRNFVALPSSADRDLALDLDILRLRSRQLFQNNTFSRAMIESFTTNVVGTGCKCRPNIRMPDRLGMTQEEAEKWAKNTQSLFELWANSKNCDAEKKNTFAQLQHLAFKSAKIGGDSFGLACYDKNSPFGLCIKILESERCQNPFGVMDSDALLHGVETNKNGTPAAYYFTSRPAWSIDSYTDNVDTVRVPAFDALGNPNVIHILSVDRTDQRRGVPLLAPLIMQLKQLERYQDAELMAAVVSACVTAVVTSNDDEEADDLSGMTGIGGGGNEEQQVDSYGNEVPARRNELELSMKPGGIWSLPNKFKADLLNPARPNVNYQPFVESIFSEAGAATGASYEVILKNFHTSNYNSVRAAVLESRKTFNRMREDFISDFCQPIYEKWLAQAVLVGEIEAPGFFDDPMKRALWCGCRWISDAAFLLDPLRETQAIKMQIDEQLMDRDTACAMVNGGEYDVITDQLAKELNMRKAKGLGEPGSVTKTESFSVSTDDTNESSLN; this comes from the coding sequence ATGATGGGTCCTAGAGGTACTGCCTGGAAAGCGGCTTCGGTTATTACCGAGGCTTTGCGTAACTTTGTTGCGCTTCCGAGTTCTGCGGATAGAGACCTTGCTCTTGACCTTGATATTTTAAGGCTCCGTAGCCGTCAGCTTTTCCAGAACAACACATTCAGTCGGGCAATGATTGAAAGTTTTACGACGAATGTTGTTGGTACTGGATGCAAGTGCCGTCCGAATATCAGAATGCCGGACCGTCTTGGAATGACTCAGGAAGAAGCTGAAAAGTGGGCAAAAAATACCCAGAGCCTTTTTGAACTTTGGGCAAATTCCAAGAATTGTGATGCCGAAAAGAAGAATACCTTCGCCCAGCTTCAGCATCTTGCTTTCAAGTCTGCGAAAATTGGCGGTGATAGTTTTGGTTTGGCTTGCTACGACAAGAATAGTCCTTTTGGCCTTTGCATTAAGATTCTTGAAAGCGAACGCTGCCAGAATCCGTTTGGAGTGATGGATTCCGACGCTCTTTTACATGGCGTTGAAACAAACAAGAACGGAACCCCTGCCGCCTATTATTTTACATCGAGACCGGCTTGGAGTATTGATAGTTATACCGATAACGTGGATACTGTAAGGGTTCCTGCATTTGACGCTTTAGGTAATCCGAATGTAATCCACATTCTTTCTGTGGATCGCACAGATCAGCGTCGCGGTGTGCCTTTGTTGGCCCCGTTGATTATGCAGTTGAAGCAACTGGAACGATACCAGGATGCAGAACTCATGGCCGCTGTTGTCAGTGCCTGTGTAACAGCCGTTGTTACCAGCAATGATGACGAAGAAGCTGATGACCTTAGCGGAATGACTGGTATTGGTGGCGGTGGCAATGAGGAACAGCAGGTGGATTCCTATGGAAATGAAGTTCCTGCAAGAAGGAACGAACTTGAACTTTCCATGAAGCCTGGTGGAATTTGGTCTTTGCCGAACAAGTTTAAGGCGGACTTGCTGAACCCGGCTCGACCGAACGTAAACTATCAGCCGTTTGTGGAATCGATTTTCAGCGAAGCAGGTGCCGCTACTGGTGCCAGCTATGAAGTTATCCTGAAAAATTTCCATACATCAAACTATAACTCTGTTCGTGCAGCTGTTCTTGAAAGCCGTAAGACATTCAATCGTATGCGTGAGGATTTTATCAGCGACTTCTGTCAGCCCATATACGAAAAGTGGTTGGCCCAGGCTGTACTTGTTGGTGAAATTGAAGCTCCAGGTTTCTTTGATGATCCGATGAAGCGTGCGCTGTGGTGTGGCTGCCGTTGGATTTCTGATGCAGCATTCTTGCTTGACCCGCTTCGTGAAACTCAGGCAATCAAGATGCAGATTGACGAACAGCTTATGGACCGTGATACTGCTTGCGCCATGGTCAATGGCGGCGAATACGATGTGATTACAGACCAACTTGCAAAGGAACTGAATATGCGCAAGGCAAAGGGTCTTGGCGAACCTGGTAGCGTAACTAAGACTGAAAGTTTCTCTGTATCGACTGATGATACGAACGAAAGTTCTTTGAACTAG
- a CDS encoding phage tail tube protein: protein MAEQFDDVGGLYTMYVDGIEFPLKGDPEYDIGGEKRTVIRGKDGKMHGTTLEIVGSKISGTTTNTSELDLAALRSTKDATITLNCPNGKVVSFPHCVFTGDLSVSGAEGEVSFEFSGDVATEIKS, encoded by the coding sequence ATGGCTGAACAGTTTGACGATGTCGGTGGTCTTTACACCATGTACGTCGATGGCATTGAATTCCCGCTGAAAGGCGATCCGGAATATGATATCGGAGGCGAAAAGCGTACTGTAATCCGCGGCAAGGATGGCAAGATGCACGGTACCACTTTGGAAATTGTTGGCAGTAAGATTTCTGGAACTACTACCAATACTTCTGAACTGGACCTTGCAGCACTCCGTTCTACCAAGGATGCTACAATCACTCTCAACTGTCCGAATGGCAAGGTGGTGAGTTTCCCTCACTGCGTGTTTACCGGCGACCTGAGTGTGAGTGGTGCCGAAGGCGAAGTCAGCTTTGAATTCTCTGGCGACGTCGCAACCGAAATCAAGTCCTAG
- a CDS encoding major capsid protein, translating into MSGELNIDSRYELTKLTSENFKPSQFLRRMCAVELHKTKTLILQQNKKTRLIASYVADDDENGKALARDGFERLVVTAPTVHPWRDLSKRDVETAAKADGIVTYGGQESSEKIKFQSLMNDALELRQSIERREEQQIVEAITTGKVDVKVDNNLMRTINLNIPSANLSPAASGDKFDANGSNPILYLLNQKRLVAQNGGGNVGLTIMGNDAFDAFIQNDAVKEYMDKRHMMFGEIDPKDTDPEGITRAAHILGMDIVTYDEFFYDEKQKKDLNLIPKDSIIMIGNGAGFKMHYGAIADGTDGTLNVCQSYVYTWIKNGKSKILEEESSPLFVPMNGAAIISRKVV; encoded by the coding sequence ATGTCTGGTGAACTCAATATTGATTCTCGCTACGAGCTGACTAAGCTTACCAGCGAAAACTTTAAGCCTTCTCAGTTCCTTCGCCGTATGTGCGCTGTTGAACTGCACAAGACTAAGACTCTTATTCTTCAGCAGAATAAGAAGACCCGTCTCATTGCTTCCTATGTTGCCGATGATGACGAAAATGGCAAGGCTCTTGCCCGTGATGGCTTTGAACGCCTTGTGGTGACTGCTCCTACCGTGCATCCGTGGCGCGATCTTTCCAAGCGCGATGTCGAAACTGCTGCTAAGGCAGACGGTATTGTTACCTATGGTGGCCAGGAAAGTTCTGAAAAGATTAAGTTCCAGAGCTTGATGAATGACGCTCTCGAACTTCGTCAGTCTATCGAACGTCGTGAAGAACAGCAGATTGTTGAAGCGATCACTACTGGTAAGGTTGATGTTAAGGTTGATAACAATCTGATGCGAACCATCAACCTGAACATCCCTTCTGCAAACCTTTCTCCCGCAGCTTCTGGTGATAAGTTTGATGCGAATGGTTCCAATCCGATTCTCTATCTTCTGAACCAGAAACGTCTGGTCGCGCAGAATGGTGGTGGCAATGTCGGTTTGACCATCATGGGTAACGACGCTTTCGACGCTTTCATTCAGAATGATGCAGTCAAGGAATACATGGACAAGCGTCACATGATGTTCGGCGAAATTGACCCGAAGGACACCGATCCGGAAGGCATTACTCGTGCCGCTCACATCCTTGGCATGGACATCGTTACCTACGATGAATTCTTCTATGACGAAAAGCAGAAGAAGGATCTGAACTTGATTCCCAAGGATTCCATTATCATGATTGGTAATGGTGCTGGCTTCAAGATGCATTACGGCGCTATCGCAGATGGTACCGACGGCACCCTGAATGTTTGCCAGTCCTACGTTTACACCTGGATTAAGAACGGCAAGTCCAAGATTCTTGAAGAAGAATCCAGCCCGTTGTTTGTCCCGATGAACGGTGCCGCAATCATTTCTCGTAAGGTTGTGTAA
- a CDS encoding DUF2635 domain-containing protein encodes MANKLFLKPAVGLAVYLPARGRNVLPDGENIAVDAYVARRIADGELVEVKTAKVSEVKINKNTEGD; translated from the coding sequence ATGGCTAACAAACTTTTTTTGAAACCGGCCGTAGGCCTGGCAGTTTATCTGCCTGCTCGTGGTCGTAATGTTCTGCCCGATGGCGAAAACATTGCTGTTGACGCCTATGTGGCTCGCAGAATTGCTGATGGCGAATTGGTAGAAGTTAAAACTGCCAAGGTGTCTGAGGTTAAAATCAACAAGAATACGGAGGGTGACTGA
- a CDS encoding S49 family peptidase, translating into MNFLAKFIGTKWAMRSEDASILASTKTNGWKYSEENGWTNRKPDGESSQKNCVTIREDGIAVIHVDGALSYRSDSLTEWFEEDTYDSIRAAFEECMADDDIKGIVFDINSPGGEVNGCADLGNKIFEARGKKPYGIVARTGGMMCSAAYWLGSSCEKVYCADNGTLGSIGVLCCFSKWSEDLVKTQVVVSDLSPDKAATPDTPEGLALVKKELNDLASVFIETVARNRGTTYQDVLNNYGKGAVFIGADAVKAGLADGVISLDALCENMTKGSNYNGGAVMATTVKKTEAGSAEVDLEAVKAQAIADYKARVASFEDAFAGVEISAEDKKNFMEDESKTVADANEFALSKAKEQIVAQAEELKKVSAERDEFKAKAETVPSAASEKDRAISALEKSASAANSVTPDGEKEETSASKHSDWAKEAANKFYKKG; encoded by the coding sequence ATGAATTTTTTGGCGAAGTTTATCGGTACAAAGTGGGCTATGCGCTCCGAAGATGCTTCTATCCTGGCATCTACTAAAACTAATGGTTGGAAATATTCCGAAGAAAACGGATGGACTAATCGCAAACCTGATGGTGAAAGCTCTCAAAAGAACTGCGTGACAATTCGTGAAGATGGTATTGCTGTTATTCATGTTGATGGTGCTTTGAGCTATCGTTCTGATTCTTTGACAGAATGGTTTGAAGAAGATACTTACGATTCCATTCGTGCCGCATTTGAAGAGTGCATGGCTGATGATGATATCAAAGGTATCGTCTTCGACATCAATTCTCCTGGCGGCGAAGTGAACGGATGCGCTGACCTTGGAAACAAGATTTTTGAAGCCCGCGGTAAAAAGCCGTATGGCATTGTTGCTCGCACCGGTGGAATGATGTGTTCTGCTGCCTATTGGTTGGGATCCAGTTGTGAAAAAGTTTATTGCGCCGATAACGGCACTCTTGGTTCTATTGGTGTACTGTGCTGCTTCTCGAAGTGGAGCGAGGATTTGGTCAAGACGCAGGTAGTTGTTTCTGACCTGTCTCCAGACAAAGCTGCAACGCCCGACACTCCGGAAGGATTGGCTCTTGTCAAAAAAGAACTGAACGATCTTGCCAGCGTTTTCATTGAAACTGTTGCACGTAACCGTGGAACGACTTACCAGGATGTACTCAACAATTACGGTAAGGGTGCCGTGTTTATCGGTGCCGATGCTGTAAAGGCTGGTCTCGCAGATGGCGTTATTTCCCTTGACGCCTTGTGTGAAAATATGACTAAGGGAAGCAACTACAATGGAGGTGCCGTCATGGCCACTACCGTTAAGAAGACTGAAGCAGGTTCTGCTGAAGTTGATCTGGAAGCTGTCAAGGCTCAGGCTATTGCCGATTACAAGGCCCGTGTTGCTTCCTTCGAAGATGCTTTTGCGGGTGTTGAAATCTCTGCAGAAGACAAGAAAAACTTTATGGAAGACGAATCTAAGACCGTCGCTGACGCGAATGAGTTCGCTCTCTCCAAAGCTAAGGAGCAGATCGTTGCCCAGGCAGAAGAACTGAAGAAGGTTTCTGCTGAACGTGACGAATTCAAGGCTAAGGCTGAAACAGTTCCGTCTGCCGCATCTGAAAAGGATCGTGCTATTTCCGCACTTGAAAAGAGTGCCTCTGCCGCAAACAGCGTGACTCCGGATGGCGAAAAGGAAGAAACTTCTGCTTCTAAGCATTCCGATTGGGCCAAGGAAGCTGCAAACAAATTCTACAAAAAGGGGTAA